A part of Pirellulales bacterium genomic DNA contains:
- a CDS encoding zinc-binding dehydrogenase, translating into MRTEAALLVELNQPLRHAALTLPELRPGQMLVEVAYSGVCHSQLHEVRGRRGPDRFLPHTLGHEGSGTVLAVADGVSKVRPGDRVVLTWIKGRGADVPSTVYYDGPTAVNSGALSTFMRHSVTCENRVVPIADNVPLREAALLGCAVPTGAGMVHKAAKISRGSSVAVFGVGGIGLCAVMAARMLDASPLIAIDVVEAKLAEAVRLGATHTVHALRREPRAALLELTGGKGVDYAIESAGRRETMEAAFRSVKNQGGLCVLAGNLPHGEQISIDPFDLIRGKRIVGTWGGETQPDEDIPQFAQWYVEGRLPLAELITHEYPLEEINAALSDMEQGRVSRALIKMAA; encoded by the coding sequence ATGCGCACCGAAGCCGCTCTGCTTGTCGAGCTGAACCAGCCCCTGCGGCACGCCGCCCTGACCCTGCCGGAACTCAGGCCGGGGCAAATGCTGGTGGAAGTGGCCTATAGCGGCGTCTGCCACAGCCAGTTGCACGAAGTTCGCGGCCGTCGCGGTCCCGACCGCTTCCTGCCCCATACGCTGGGCCACGAAGGTTCGGGCACCGTGCTGGCCGTGGCCGACGGCGTAAGCAAGGTCCGGCCCGGCGATCGTGTCGTGCTCACCTGGATCAAGGGACGCGGCGCCGACGTCCCATCGACGGTGTACTACGACGGCCCGACGGCGGTCAATTCCGGCGCTCTGAGCACGTTCATGCGGCACAGCGTGACCTGCGAAAACCGCGTCGTGCCGATCGCCGACAACGTCCCCTTGCGCGAGGCGGCGTTGCTCGGCTGCGCGGTGCCCACCGGCGCCGGCATGGTACACAAGGCGGCCAAGATCAGCCGCGGCAGCAGCGTGGCCGTGTTTGGCGTCGGCGGCATCGGCCTTTGCGCCGTGATGGCCGCCCGAATGCTCGACGCCAGTCCGCTGATCGCCATCGACGTGGTCGAGGCGAAACTGGCTGAGGCGGTGCGGCTGGGCGCGACGCATACCGTACACGCGCTCCGGCGCGAACCCCGCGCTGCCCTACTTGAGTTGACGGGCGGAAAGGGCGTCGATTACGCCATCGAATCGGCCGGCCGCCGCGAAACGATGGAGGCGGCGTTTCGATCGGTAAAAAATCAGGGCGGCCTGTGCGTATTGGCTGGCAACCTCCCGCACGGCGAGCAAATCTCCATCGACCCCTTCGATTTGATCCGCGGCAAGCGGATTGTGGGAACCTGGGGCGGGGAGACCCAGCCCGACGAAGACATCCCGCAGTTCGCCCAGTGGTATGTGGAAGGCCGCTTGCCGTTGGCCGAGCTGATTACGCACGAGTATCCACTGGAAGAGATCAATGCGGCCCTGTCGGACATGGAGCAAGGGCGAGTGAGCCGGGCACTGATCAAGATGGCGGCATGA
- a CDS encoding PfkB family carbohydrate kinase has protein sequence MGHRKIVPLEELATALAAERTAGRRIVHCHGVFDLLHVGHLRHFQQAKKLGDLLVVTLTPDEFVNKGVGRPAFGQGLRAEFIAALEPVDYVAINLWPTAVETIRLLGPHVFAKGSEFRNLDDTIGHVSKESEAIQAIGGEMAFTDDLTFSSSALINQYMSQFPDQVRQYLHDFARRYTADEVLRPLREAEALNVLVIGETILDEYIYCEAMGKSGKEPVLATRLLDAQRYAGGVLACANHLAGFCGSVDMLTFLGEGGDEELFVRGSLKPNVAPLVVYKDDSPTIVKTRYVEKYLGQKLFEAYSMNDTPLSDGADAQLCDLLASRLHGYDLVVVADYGHGLLTPRAIELLSRQAPRLCVNTQSNAGNHGFNMISKYPRADYVCLAQREFALETRNQRLSPQAMLRHVADRLACRRVMMTQGKYGALFFTAPDTFDQVPAFATQVVDRVGAGDAVLSLTSLCVAAEAPAEIVAFIGNVVGAEAVTIMGNQRAIERTGLFRHIECLLKTHDASLAPSLKLVA, from the coding sequence ATGGGCCATCGCAAGATCGTCCCCCTTGAAGAACTGGCGACGGCCCTGGCCGCCGAACGCACGGCCGGGCGGAGGATCGTCCATTGCCACGGGGTTTTCGACCTGCTGCACGTCGGCCACCTGCGGCACTTTCAGCAGGCCAAGAAGCTGGGCGACCTTCTCGTCGTGACGCTCACGCCCGACGAGTTTGTCAACAAAGGGGTGGGACGCCCGGCCTTCGGCCAAGGGCTGCGGGCCGAGTTCATCGCGGCGCTGGAGCCGGTCGATTACGTGGCGATCAATCTCTGGCCGACGGCCGTCGAAACCATCCGCCTGCTCGGACCGCACGTGTTCGCCAAGGGGAGCGAGTTTCGCAACCTGGACGACACGATCGGGCACGTCTCGAAAGAAAGCGAAGCCATTCAGGCCATCGGCGGCGAAATGGCCTTCACCGACGACCTGACGTTCAGCTCGTCGGCGCTGATCAACCAGTATATGTCGCAGTTTCCCGACCAGGTGCGGCAGTATCTCCACGACTTCGCCCGACGCTATACCGCCGACGAAGTGCTTCGACCGCTGCGCGAGGCCGAGGCGCTCAACGTGTTGGTGATCGGCGAAACGATCCTCGACGAATACATCTATTGCGAGGCGATGGGCAAGTCGGGCAAAGAGCCGGTGCTGGCCACGCGGCTGCTCGACGCCCAGCGCTATGCCGGCGGCGTGCTGGCGTGTGCCAACCACCTGGCCGGCTTTTGCGGCAGCGTCGATATGCTGACGTTTCTGGGCGAAGGGGGCGACGAAGAACTGTTTGTCCGCGGCTCCTTGAAGCCGAACGTCGCGCCGCTCGTCGTCTACAAAGACGATTCGCCCACCATCGTCAAAACGCGCTACGTCGAAAAGTACCTCGGCCAAAAGCTGTTCGAGGCCTATTCGATGAACGACACGCCGCTCTCGGACGGGGCCGATGCCCAACTGTGCGATCTGCTCGCGTCGCGGTTGCACGGTTACGACCTCGTCGTGGTGGCGGACTACGGCCACGGACTGCTCACGCCGCGGGCGATCGAGCTGCTGTCGCGCCAGGCGCCGCGGTTGTGCGTGAATACGCAGTCGAACGCGGGCAACCACGGCTTCAACATGATCTCGAAGTATCCGCGGGCCGACTATGTATGCCTGGCGCAGCGCGAGTTTGCCCTGGAGACCCGCAACCAGCGGTTGTCTCCGCAGGCCATGCTCCGACACGTCGCCGACCGGCTCGCTTGCCGCCGCGTGATGATGACGCAGGGAAAGTACGGCGCTTTGTTCTTCACGGCGCCGGACACCTTCGACCAGGTGCCGGCCTTCGCCACGCAGGTGGTCGATCGCGTCGGCGCCGGCGATGCGGTGCTCTCGCTCACTTCGCTGTGCGTCGCCGCCGAGGCGCCGGCCGAGATCGTGGCCTTCATCGGCAATGTGGTCGGGGCCGAAGCCGTGACCATCATGGGCAACCAGCGGGCCATCGAGCGGACCGGCCTGTTTCGTCATATCGAGTGCCTCTTGAAAACGCACGACGCCTCGCTCGCGCCTTCCTTGAAACTGGTGGCGTAA
- a CDS encoding NAD-dependent epimerase/dehydratase family protein, with translation MPVQWSVLVTGGAGYVGSVLVPKLLAAGHKVRVLDAYYFGEQSLAGVRGHVHLREIKGDLRDQATVEAALVGCDAVIHLACISNDPSFELDPDLGRSINYDAFLPLVRLAKRRGVRRFIYASSSSVYGIKQEDDVTEDLPLEPLTDYSKYKALCEDVLSAERRQGFAALIIRPATVCGYSPRLRLDLSVNILTNLAYHKREITVFGGSQRRPNLHIDDMTDLYVAALQWPDEKIDGRIYNAGWQNLSIRQIAELVKGEVGEDVRIVFSPTDDLRSYHISSKRIERELGWTPRRTVGDAVRGLLAAFQAGKAPESLTDRRYFNIKTMQAILADRRRAA, from the coding sequence ATGCCAGTGCAATGGTCTGTGCTCGTCACCGGCGGCGCGGGATACGTCGGCTCGGTGCTGGTTCCGAAACTGCTGGCCGCGGGACACAAGGTCCGCGTTCTCGACGCCTACTATTTCGGCGAGCAGTCGCTGGCGGGCGTCCGCGGACACGTCCACTTGAGGGAAATCAAGGGCGACTTGCGCGACCAGGCGACGGTCGAGGCGGCGCTGGTCGGCTGCGACGCCGTGATTCACCTGGCCTGCATCTCGAACGACCCCAGCTTCGAGCTCGACCCAGACTTGGGCCGCTCGATCAACTACGACGCCTTTCTGCCGCTGGTGCGGTTGGCCAAGCGTCGCGGCGTGCGGCGGTTCATCTACGCCTCGTCTTCCAGCGTCTACGGCATCAAGCAAGAAGACGACGTCACCGAAGACCTGCCGCTGGAACCGTTGACCGACTACTCGAAGTACAAGGCCCTTTGCGAAGACGTGTTGTCGGCCGAGCGCCGGCAGGGCTTCGCCGCGCTGATCATCCGTCCCGCGACCGTCTGCGGCTATTCACCGCGCCTGCGACTCGACTTGTCGGTGAACATCCTCACGAACCTGGCGTATCACAAGCGCGAAATCACCGTCTTCGGCGGATCGCAACGGCGGCCGAATCTGCACATCGACGACATGACCGATCTTTACGTGGCGGCCCTCCAATGGCCCGACGAGAAAATCGACGGTCGAATCTACAACGCCGGCTGGCAGAACCTTTCCATCCGCCAGATCGCCGAGCTGGTCAAGGGCGAAGTCGGCGAGGACGTGCGGATCGTCTTCTCGCCCACCGACGACCTGCGGTCGTATCACATTTCGTCCAAAAGAATCGAGCGCGAGCTGGGCTGGACGCCGCGACGCACGGTCGGCGACGCCGTGCGCGGCCTATTGGCCGCTTTTCAGGCGGGGAAAGCTCCCGAATCGCTGACCGACCGCCGATACTTCAACATCAAAACAATGCAAGCGATTCTGGCCGATCGGCGCCGTGCCGCGTAA
- a CDS encoding (Fe-S)-binding protein: MQLSLMVTCLGDVLRPQAAKATVGLLRRLGHEIDFPAQQTCCGQPFYNSGFADYARRQAKHTIAAFAGERTVVVPSGSCAAMVKVEYPHLLAAEADWHERARELAARTFELSDFLVNRLGAVDVGARYRGKIAYHFACHLRGLALSDEAERLLRHVEGAEVMPLRHADQCCGFGGSFSVRYPDISTAMVDDKLKCVLETGADCLVSTDAGCLMNIGGRLRRLQTPLEVLHLAEMLERR; this comes from the coding sequence ATGCAACTATCGTTGATGGTCACCTGCCTGGGCGACGTGCTGCGGCCGCAGGCGGCCAAGGCCACCGTCGGCCTGCTGCGCCGGCTGGGGCACGAGATCGACTTTCCCGCACAACAGACCTGCTGCGGCCAACCGTTTTACAACAGCGGCTTTGCCGACTACGCCCGGCGGCAGGCGAAACACACCATCGCGGCATTTGCCGGCGAACGCACGGTGGTGGTTCCATCGGGCTCGTGCGCGGCGATGGTCAAGGTGGAGTATCCGCACCTGCTTGCGGCGGAGGCCGATTGGCACGAGCGTGCCCGCGAGCTTGCCGCCCGCACCTTCGAGTTGAGCGACTTTCTCGTCAATCGCCTGGGCGCCGTCGACGTCGGCGCCCGTTATCGCGGCAAGATCGCCTATCACTTTGCCTGCCATCTGCGCGGCCTGGCACTCAGCGACGAAGCCGAGCGGTTGCTGCGCCATGTGGAAGGCGCGGAGGTCATGCCGTTGCGGCATGCCGACCAGTGCTGCGGCTTCGGCGGCTCATTTTCGGTGCGCTATCCCGACATCTCCACCGCGATGGTCGACGACAAGCTGAAGTGCGTTTTGGAAACAGGGGCCGATTGCCTCGTCTCGACCGACGCCGGCTGCCTGATGAACATCGGCGGCCGCCTCCGCCGCCTGCAAACGCCGCTTGAGGTGCTGCACCTGGCGGAAATGCTGGAACGGAGATAG
- a CDS encoding DUF3467 domain-containing protein, with the protein MSTSDEHAPDEPNPPKPPGAVNEQVQHSSVSARVPGNVGRGVFSTGAVVFDGAHEFVIDFLVRLGSPHQVAARVVLPHVVFSQYIAALRDNVRKYEQRFGPPPALPAPPPNQPRASISDLYDQLKLPDEVLSGVYSNAVMIGHTPSEFWFDFITTFYPRSAVSCRVFMSAQQIPGLLDTLNSAYQRHRQRPEGPPPQPTG; encoded by the coding sequence ATGAGCACGTCCGACGAACACGCTCCCGACGAACCGAATCCCCCCAAGCCGCCCGGCGCCGTCAACGAACAGGTGCAGCATTCGTCGGTCAGCGCGCGCGTGCCCGGCAACGTGGGCCGCGGCGTGTTCTCGACCGGCGCGGTGGTGTTCGACGGCGCGCACGAGTTCGTGATCGACTTTCTGGTGCGGCTCGGCTCGCCGCACCAGGTGGCCGCGCGGGTGGTGCTGCCGCACGTGGTGTTCTCGCAATATATCGCAGCGCTGCGCGACAACGTGCGCAAATACGAGCAGCGTTTCGGCCCGCCGCCCGCCTTGCCGGCGCCGCCGCCCAACCAGCCGCGTGCCAGCATCTCCGACCTCTACGACCAGCTCAAGCTGCCCGACGAGGTGCTCAGCGGCGTCTATTCCAACGCGGTGATGATCGGGCATACGCCGTCGGAGTTCTGGTTCGATTTCATCACCACGTTCTACCCGCGTTCGGCGGTCTCGTGTCGGGTGTTCATGTCGGCGCAGCAGATTCCCGGCCTGCTCGACACCTTGAACTCGGCCTACCAGCGGCATCGCCAACGGCCCGAAGGACCGCCTCCGCAGCCGACGGGATAG
- a CDS encoding prenyltransferase/squalene oxidase repeat-containing protein: protein MPLSANLPRPIPLPAAGTTDPTKIRLRHEEREEDEQFKVVARNAPPWLISCLVHLTLVVVLGLWYISGQRKFSGVVLDVYAEDAGEQLLDVTSLDSIGQAQPDEALLTPDNLEKVEDPFAPDPSLPTLALETSEPSAIPLDKPHISLALAGREPGTKATLLGKYGGNPDTEAAVGRALAWLKLQQRKDGSWSLKGPYRSGAVGGRDVPESATAMALLAFQGAGHTHLKGEYKKQVADGRKWLLYHQGSDGNFFQEGGASNHWFYAHGQCTIALCELYGMTKDPELKRPAELAIKYCIDTQEPELGGWRYMPRSDSDTSVTGWIVMALQSARMAGLDVPSPVLEKIGGYLDKVTPDGSRYGYQVDMDPTLTMTAEALLCRQYLGWRRDDPRLIHGVELLSQNLPRYEDRDVYYWYYGTQVMHHMEGKYWTAWNGALRDMLVSHQEQTGLEKGSWDPLGEHPDRWPNLGQGGRLYTTCLSVYMLEVYYRHLPIYGVKR, encoded by the coding sequence ATGCCGCTCTCCGCGAATTTGCCGCGACCGATTCCGCTGCCTGCGGCCGGCACCACCGATCCGACGAAGATTCGTCTCCGCCACGAGGAGAGGGAAGAGGACGAGCAATTCAAAGTTGTGGCCCGCAATGCTCCGCCGTGGCTCATCAGTTGCCTCGTACATCTGACGCTCGTGGTGGTGCTCGGCTTGTGGTACATCTCGGGGCAACGCAAGTTTTCGGGCGTCGTGCTGGACGTCTATGCCGAGGACGCGGGCGAACAGCTTCTCGACGTGACGTCGTTGGACAGCATCGGCCAGGCTCAGCCCGACGAGGCGCTGCTGACGCCGGACAATTTGGAAAAGGTCGAAGATCCGTTTGCGCCCGACCCTTCGCTGCCGACCCTGGCCCTGGAGACTTCCGAGCCGAGCGCGATTCCGCTCGACAAGCCGCACATTTCGCTGGCGCTGGCGGGCCGCGAACCGGGGACCAAGGCCACCTTGCTGGGTAAATACGGCGGCAACCCCGATACCGAGGCGGCGGTGGGGCGGGCGCTGGCCTGGTTGAAGCTGCAACAACGCAAAGACGGCTCGTGGAGCCTCAAGGGGCCTTATCGTTCGGGCGCGGTCGGCGGGCGCGACGTGCCTGAATCGGCCACGGCCATGGCGCTGTTGGCCTTTCAAGGCGCCGGACATACGCACCTCAAGGGCGAATACAAAAAGCAGGTGGCCGACGGTCGGAAGTGGCTCTTGTATCACCAGGGGAGCGACGGCAATTTCTTTCAGGAGGGCGGCGCCAGCAATCACTGGTTCTATGCGCACGGCCAATGCACGATCGCGCTCTGCGAGCTGTATGGCATGACCAAAGACCCCGAGTTGAAGCGGCCCGCCGAGCTGGCGATCAAGTATTGCATCGACACGCAGGAGCCTGAGCTGGGCGGGTGGCGTTATATGCCGCGCAGCGACAGCGACACCTCTGTGACGGGCTGGATTGTGATGGCCCTGCAAAGCGCCCGCATGGCCGGCCTCGACGTGCCGAGCCCCGTGTTGGAAAAGATCGGCGGGTATCTCGACAAGGTGACGCCCGACGGCAGCCGCTACGGCTACCAGGTCGACATGGACCCGACGCTGACGATGACCGCCGAAGCGCTGCTCTGCCGGCAGTACCTGGGATGGCGGCGCGACGACCCGCGGCTGATTCATGGCGTGGAGCTGCTCTCGCAAAATCTTCCCCGCTATGAAGACCGAGACGTCTACTATTGGTATTACGGCACGCAGGTGATGCACCACATGGAGGGCAAGTATTGGACGGCCTGGAACGGCGCGCTGCGCGACATGCTGGTCAGCCACCAGGAACAGACCGGCCTGGAAAAAGGGAGCTGGGATCCGCTGGGCGAGCATCC